A window of Cohnella herbarum contains these coding sequences:
- a CDS encoding DEAD/DEAH box helicase translates to MSTFAEFGLEPDVLQAISEMGFEEATPIQAKAIPVAIAGRDMIGQAQTGTGKTAAFGIPLITKIAASEDRIVALIMAPTRELAIQVSEEIEKLGRFKGLRSLAIYGGQDISRQIRSLRRKPQIIIGTPGRLLDHINRKTIRLDDVRSVVLDEADEMLDMGFMEDIQSILKLVPEERQTLLFSATMPANIQKLAQQFLRNPEHVKVESKLLSAPLIQQYYVEIQERMKFDGLCRLLDMEPPELAIIFGRTKRRVAELSEALMKRGYACDGLHGDLSQNQRDTVMRKFRDGSIDILVATDVAARGLDVSGVTHVINFDLPQDPESYVHRIGRTGRAGKEGTSWSFVTARETDHLHFIEKVTRHRISKKVLPTLSEAMEGKQKLMAERIMDTVRSEEEVNPFKWVAMQLLEQYDSVQLLAAAMKLLTGDKKDVNIELTPEDPIRSKKRKFEGNRGGSGSYGSSSGRRYGGSGSSSGGQGGAWRQGQGRSGDSRGGSSYSGGQRKPYSGGNRSSSTRDDSSYRDANRGPRPERREEYRGSRSQNEDFVKI, encoded by the coding sequence TTGAGCACATTTGCAGAGTTTGGTTTGGAGCCTGATGTTCTTCAAGCCATATCGGAGATGGGATTTGAAGAGGCGACCCCAATCCAAGCGAAAGCCATTCCCGTTGCCATAGCAGGCAGAGATATGATCGGGCAGGCCCAGACAGGTACAGGTAAGACAGCAGCATTCGGTATTCCGCTCATCACTAAGATTGCAGCGAGTGAAGATCGCATTGTTGCCCTGATCATGGCCCCGACTCGGGAGCTCGCGATTCAGGTATCGGAAGAAATCGAGAAGCTTGGACGTTTCAAGGGACTTCGTTCCTTGGCTATATATGGCGGTCAAGACATCTCACGTCAGATCCGGTCATTGAGACGGAAGCCGCAAATCATTATCGGAACACCCGGTCGTTTGTTAGACCACATCAACCGCAAAACCATTCGCTTGGACGATGTTCGTTCGGTCGTATTGGATGAAGCGGACGAAATGCTGGACATGGGATTCATGGAGGATATCCAATCCATCCTGAAGCTCGTTCCGGAAGAGCGTCAAACGTTGTTGTTCTCGGCGACAATGCCGGCGAACATCCAGAAGCTTGCCCAGCAATTTTTGCGCAATCCTGAGCATGTCAAAGTCGAATCGAAGCTGCTTAGCGCGCCGTTGATTCAGCAATATTACGTTGAAATTCAAGAACGCATGAAGTTTGACGGACTTTGCCGCTTGCTCGACATGGAACCGCCGGAATTGGCTATCATCTTCGGTCGTACGAAACGCCGTGTTGCCGAACTTTCGGAAGCGTTAATGAAACGCGGATATGCATGCGATGGCTTGCACGGCGACTTGTCGCAGAACCAACGCGATACCGTAATGCGCAAGTTCCGCGACGGCAGCATCGATATCCTTGTCGCAACCGACGTTGCGGCGCGCGGATTGGATGTATCCGGAGTTACTCACGTTATTAACTTCGACTTGCCGCAAGATCCGGAAAGCTACGTTCACCGGATCGGCCGTACCGGCCGCGCGGGTAAAGAAGGAACTTCCTGGTCTTTCGTAACCGCACGCGAAACGGATCACTTGCATTTCATCGAGAAAGTGACGCGTCATCGGATTTCCAAGAAAGTATTGCCAACTCTGTCGGAAGCGATGGAAGGCAAACAAAAGCTAATGGCGGAACGTATCATGGATACCGTTCGTTCGGAAGAAGAAGTCAACCCGTTCAAATGGGTGGCGATGCAGCTTCTCGAGCAATATGATTCCGTTCAACTGTTAGCGGCGGCAATGAAATTGCTGACCGGCGACAAGAAGGACGTAAACATCGAACTAACGCCCGAGGATCCGATTCGTTCCAAGAAGCGTAAATTCGAAGGTAACCGCGGCGGAAGCGGCAGCTATGGCAGCAGCAGCGGACGTCGTTACGGCGGAAGCGGAAGCAGCAGCGGCGGTCAAGGCGGCGCGTGGCGTCAAGGGCAAGGTCGCAGCGGCGATTCCAGAGGCGGATCCAGCTATAGTGGCGGGCAACGTAAGCCTTACAGTGGCGGCAATCGTTCCAGCAGTACTCGTGATGATAGCAGCTACCGCGATGCCAATCGCGGACCGCGCCCGGAACGTCGGGAAGAATATCGCGGAAGTCGCTCTCAGAACGAAGATTTCGTTAAAATCTAA
- a CDS encoding ABC transporter permease, which translates to MSNRIVVSLLAVVFGLLAGAVLMAVTGHDPIAGYSYLFEGGLKNPERIGNTLATATPLIFSGLSVAFAFRTGLFNIGVAGQLLFGGFCASAVGLSLDLPKAILLILMLIAGFAGGALWAVVPGLLKAKFNVHEVVSSIMMNWIAYWTIYYAVPAYLKGEFLETESKPLPEAASLKVNFLTEMFDGSYINLGLFVAVIAVIIVSFIINKTTFGYELKAVGHNRHAAEYSGIAVNRSIILSMAISGGIAGIGGVALYAGNASNIQIGILPTQGFDGIAVALLGANSPVGVLLSALFFGLLYSGRGFMNAMTEIPPEIADSIIAIIIYFAATSILIERLIRWLIRRKANAKSASEHEGKVK; encoded by the coding sequence ATGAGCAACAGAATAGTCGTCTCTTTGCTCGCGGTCGTATTCGGATTGCTGGCCGGGGCCGTCCTAATGGCGGTAACGGGTCATGATCCGATTGCCGGTTATTCCTACTTGTTCGAAGGCGGACTGAAAAATCCGGAAAGAATCGGGAATACGCTCGCTACGGCGACCCCTTTGATTTTCAGCGGACTTTCGGTAGCCTTCGCGTTTCGTACGGGATTGTTTAATATCGGCGTCGCCGGACAATTGCTCTTCGGAGGGTTCTGTGCATCCGCCGTCGGACTATCCTTAGATCTTCCTAAGGCCATTCTGCTAATCCTCATGTTAATCGCCGGATTCGCGGGCGGAGCTCTATGGGCGGTCGTTCCCGGTTTATTGAAAGCGAAATTCAACGTCCATGAAGTCGTTTCTTCGATCATGATGAACTGGATTGCGTATTGGACGATCTATTATGCGGTTCCTGCCTATCTGAAGGGGGAGTTTCTGGAAACGGAATCGAAGCCTTTGCCGGAAGCGGCTTCGCTGAAGGTAAACTTCCTTACCGAGATGTTCGATGGTTCTTATATTAATCTGGGGTTATTCGTAGCCGTAATAGCCGTTATTATCGTCTCGTTCATCATTAACAAGACGACGTTCGGTTATGAATTGAAGGCCGTAGGGCATAATCGTCATGCGGCGGAATACTCGGGTATCGCCGTTAACCGAAGCATTATTTTGTCCATGGCCATATCGGGCGGTATTGCCGGTATTGGCGGGGTTGCGCTATACGCGGGGAATGCTTCGAACATCCAGATCGGGATTTTGCCGACGCAAGGTTTCGACGGTATCGCCGTCGCTCTGCTCGGGGCGAATTCGCCGGTCGGCGTATTGTTATCGGCGCTGTTCTTCGGTTTACTGTATTCCGGTCGAGGATTTATGAACGCGATGACCGAGATACCTCCGGAAATAGCGGATTCGATTATCGCTATTATTATTTACTTCGCGGCGACGAGCATCTTGATCGAAAGATTGATCAGATGGCTTATCCGTCGCAAGGCTAACGCCAAATCGGCGTCAGAGCATGAAGGGAAGGTGAAGTAA
- a CDS encoding ABC transporter permease — protein MWTTIAQIAPYAIVFTIPLLITALGGLFSERSGVVNIGLEGLMIMGAFAGAFTIFKLQALYPNNPYVIWIGLLAALLAGAIFSLLHAFASINLSADQVISGTAINMIAGAITIFLARNMTGSGNIRISNFVPFNIPWLTDIPIIGPLIFTKTYWTTWLVLIIVGLSSFVLYKTPFGLRLRACGEHPHAAEAAGVNVKRMRYIGVMISGAFAGLGGAIIIVTYAGEFTGSVAGLGFLALASLIFGQWKPIGVLAATLFFGIASTVANVSQVIPSLAVFPPIILKVFPYVVTLIALIVFSKSSRAPKAVGEPYDSGKR, from the coding sequence ATGTGGACAACGATCGCGCAAATTGCTCCGTACGCCATTGTTTTCACCATTCCATTGCTTATTACAGCGCTTGGCGGATTGTTCAGCGAGAGAAGCGGAGTCGTAAATATCGGGTTAGAAGGCCTTATGATCATGGGAGCTTTCGCGGGAGCTTTCACGATTTTCAAACTGCAGGCCCTTTACCCGAATAATCCGTACGTGATCTGGATCGGTTTACTCGCGGCATTGCTCGCCGGGGCGATATTCTCCCTCTTGCATGCATTCGCCAGTATTAACTTGAGCGCGGATCAAGTCATTAGCGGTACGGCGATTAATATGATCGCCGGAGCGATCACGATATTCCTTGCGCGCAACATGACGGGAAGCGGGAACATCCGCATCAGCAATTTCGTGCCCTTTAATATTCCGTGGTTGACCGATATTCCAATCATCGGGCCTTTGATTTTTACGAAAACTTATTGGACAACGTGGCTGGTCTTGATTATCGTCGGATTGAGTTCTTTCGTCCTCTATAAGACGCCGTTCGGTTTGCGGCTTAGAGCTTGCGGAGAGCACCCTCATGCGGCGGAAGCCGCCGGAGTCAACGTGAAGCGGATGCGTTATATCGGCGTCATGATTTCTGGAGCGTTCGCGGGTCTAGGCGGGGCGATTATCATCGTGACCTATGCCGGAGAATTTACGGGTAGCGTAGCGGGATTAGGGTTCTTGGCTCTAGCCTCGTTGATCTTCGGACAATGGAAGCCGATAGGCGTACTGGCCGCGACTCTGTTCTTCGGAATCGCAAGCACGGTCGCCAACGTGTCTCAAGTGATTCCGTCGCTAGCCGTCTTTCCGCCGATCATCCTGAAAGTATTCCCGTACGTCGTTACGCTCATTGCCTTGATCGTGTTTTCTAAATCTTCAAGAGCGCCTAAAGCGGTCGGAGAGCCATACGATTCGGGTAAAAGATAA
- a CDS encoding putative glycoside hydrolase, with product MNIFLTFFMFLNSVFGAPQAGDNPNGNLWNTIKTGIHANPPSSPEKGSGNAPQSMGGDPQPDAPVVKGVYVTAYSAGGERMASLLNLLDKTELNSMVIDIKDDLGNITYKTDNPNLQKLGNPQPYIKDMNKLMTTLKDHEIYPIARVVVFKDSVLAKKHPEYSFVQKDGTVWHNKNNDKFVNPYRKEVWEYNVEVAKEAAKLGFKEIQFDYVRFPEGFEKKADGLKFTKNELSRVDIVTGFVEYAKKELEPLGVRVSVDIFGYAASVPAAEGIGQDFVGISNAVHVISPMIYPSHYSTGWFKQKDPDKAPYATIKGAMDDTHKKLDPLGDKKPIIRPWIQDFTASWLGKGHYTKYGAAEVNAQIKALNDSGVDEYLLWNAGNKYSEDAKF from the coding sequence ATGAATATTTTTTTAACTTTTTTTATGTTTTTGAACTCGGTATTCGGCGCCCCGCAAGCCGGTGACAATCCGAACGGAAATCTATGGAACACGATTAAGACCGGCATCCACGCGAATCCGCCGTCGTCTCCGGAAAAGGGAAGCGGCAACGCGCCCCAATCTATGGGCGGAGATCCCCAACCCGATGCCCCCGTCGTCAAAGGAGTTTACGTAACTGCTTACAGCGCAGGCGGAGAAAGAATGGCATCACTCCTTAACCTGCTGGACAAAACCGAGCTGAATTCGATGGTCATCGACATTAAAGACGATCTCGGAAATATTACTTACAAGACGGACAATCCTAACTTGCAGAAGCTTGGTAATCCTCAGCCCTACATTAAGGATATGAACAAGCTCATGACGACTTTGAAAGATCACGAGATTTACCCTATCGCCAGAGTCGTCGTTTTCAAGGACAGCGTACTCGCCAAGAAACATCCGGAATATTCGTTCGTTCAGAAAGACGGCACCGTATGGCATAACAAAAATAACGATAAATTCGTTAATCCTTATCGCAAAGAAGTATGGGAATATAACGTTGAAGTCGCCAAAGAAGCCGCCAAGCTCGGTTTCAAAGAAATTCAGTTCGATTACGTCAGGTTCCCTGAAGGTTTCGAGAAAAAAGCGGACGGTCTCAAGTTTACGAAGAACGAATTAAGCCGGGTGGATATCGTAACGGGATTTGTCGAATATGCGAAAAAAGAGCTGGAACCGCTAGGCGTCAGAGTATCCGTAGATATTTTCGGTTACGCCGCTTCCGTTCCGGCCGCCGAGGGCATCGGCCAAGATTTCGTCGGCATTTCGAATGCCGTGCACGTCATTAGCCCGATGATCTACCCTAGCCATTACAGCACGGGTTGGTTCAAACAGAAGGATCCGGACAAAGCTCCGTATGCAACGATCAAAGGCGCGATGGACGATACGCATAAGAAACTTGATCCGCTTGGCGATAAGAAACCAATCATTCGGCCATGGATTCAGGATTTCACCGCCAGTTGGTTAGGCAAAGGTCATTACACGAAGTACGGGGCGGCGGAAGTCAACGCTCAGATCAAAGCGTTAAACGACAGCGGCGTAGATGAATACTTGCTCTGGAATGCAGGAAACAAATATTCCGAAGACGCTAAATTTTAA
- a CDS encoding YitT family protein, translating to MKRIAIIGPVFLMIISAAAVGCGFQLLLIPEKLLSSGVSGVAMVIGYLSGWNIGWLYFALNVPILLWGYRILGKRFIVLSMVTVVSTAFFLQVIPEIKLTDDRLLASVFGGVLVGLGTTVSLRYGGSSGGFDIIASIISRYRDLPIGILTVLLNTFVVAALGFLKDDWNAALYSMLSIYLTGKIIDAVHTPHHKVTAFIVTNHTQELASRLLKIPRGVTIIKTRGAFTSEERDMLMTVTTRYELAHLRKMIKEVDAKAFVNVVQTIDVIGDFRRK from the coding sequence ATGAAAAGGATTGCCATAATCGGCCCCGTATTTTTGATGATAATCAGTGCCGCCGCAGTCGGCTGTGGCTTTCAACTGCTGCTTATTCCGGAAAAGCTGCTAAGCAGCGGGGTTTCCGGCGTCGCCATGGTCATTGGTTACTTGAGCGGTTGGAATATCGGCTGGTTGTATTTTGCCCTGAATGTCCCGATTTTGCTCTGGGGATATCGAATTTTAGGGAAACGATTTATCGTGCTGAGCATGGTAACCGTTGTATCCACGGCATTCTTCTTGCAGGTAATACCCGAGATTAAATTGACGGACGATCGTCTCCTTGCCTCCGTATTCGGCGGCGTGCTCGTCGGGTTGGGCACAACCGTCTCTTTAAGATATGGAGGCTCTTCGGGCGGCTTTGACATCATCGCATCCATTATATCACGTTACAGGGACTTACCCATCGGTATCCTTACGGTTCTTCTAAATACTTTTGTCGTCGCTGCCCTTGGCTTTCTCAAGGATGATTGGAACGCCGCTCTCTATTCTATGCTGTCGATCTACTTAACGGGAAAAATAATTGACGCCGTCCACACTCCCCACCATAAAGTGACCGCGTTTATCGTTACCAATCACACCCAGGAGCTGGCTTCCAGGCTTCTAAAGATCCCCCGTGGGGTTACGATCATCAAGACGCGGGGCGCATTCACGAGCGAGGAGCGCGATATGCTAATGACGGTCACGACCCGTTACGAGCTCGCCCACCTTCGCAAAATGATTAAGGAAGTGGATGCCAAAGCTTTCGTGAACGTTGTTCAAACGATCGACGTGATCGGAGATTTCCGCAGAAAGTAA
- a CDS encoding purine-nucleoside phosphorylase yields the protein MGQLLHRMEEAKSYIQTQITVQPQIGLILGSGLGELADDIQDAVRIPYEAIPHFPVSTVEGHAGQLVTGRLHNKTVIAMQGRFHYYEGYSMQEVTFPVRVMKALGVDQLIVTNACGGMNPDFKPGDLMLIQDHLNMTGANPLIGENEPALGPRFPDMSRAYTPELLELVRETAKSLGIHVQQGVYAGITGPTYMTPAELTMLRKLGGDAVGMSTVPEVIVASHMAMKVIGISCVTDMAIGEHLEPLSHEQVIEVANRTKPMFISLVREIVARL from the coding sequence ATGGGCCAGTTGCTTCACAGAATGGAAGAAGCGAAATCGTATATACAGACGCAAATTACCGTTCAACCGCAAATCGGCCTTATCCTTGGCTCCGGTTTGGGTGAGCTCGCAGACGACATTCAAGACGCTGTCCGCATTCCTTACGAGGCGATTCCTCATTTTCCCGTTTCGACGGTTGAGGGTCACGCGGGTCAGCTTGTAACAGGCCGACTCCATAACAAGACGGTTATTGCCATGCAGGGGCGGTTCCATTATTACGAAGGTTATTCCATGCAAGAGGTTACGTTTCCCGTGCGTGTCATGAAGGCGTTGGGGGTTGACCAGCTTATCGTGACCAACGCGTGCGGAGGCATGAATCCCGACTTCAAACCCGGCGATCTCATGCTGATCCAGGATCATCTGAACATGACGGGAGCTAATCCGCTAATCGGGGAGAACGAACCTGCATTGGGCCCAAGATTCCCGGATATGAGCAGAGCGTACACGCCGGAATTGCTCGAGCTTGTCCGCGAGACGGCTAAGTCGTTAGGCATCCACGTTCAGCAAGGAGTATATGCCGGGATTACGGGTCCGACTTATATGACGCCGGCGGAACTGACGATGCTTCGCAAGCTTGGCGGAGACGCGGTAGGCATGTCGACGGTTCCCGAGGTCATCGTGGCTAGTCATATGGCTATGAAGGTGATAGGGATTTCCTGCGTGACGGACATGGCCATCGGCGAGCATTTGGAGCCGCTCAGCCATGAGCAAGTCATTGAAGTCGCCAATCGCACGAAACCGATGTTCATCTCGTTAGTGAGGGAGATCGTTGCGCGGTTGTAA
- a CDS encoding pyrimidine-nucleoside phosphorylase, with translation MRTVDLITKKRDGGELTENEINSLISGYTDGSIPDYQMSAMAMAIFFKGMTPTERANLTMAMVHSGETIDLSAISGIKVDKHSTGGVGDTTTLVLAPLVASIGVPVAKMSGRGLGHTGGTIDKLESVPGFHVEIDNQTFLDLVNQNGLAVIGQSDNLTPADKKLYGLRDVTGTVNSIPLIASSIMSKKIASGADAIVLDVKTGDGAFMKEMSEAEELAACMVDIGNRVGRRTIAVLSDMSQPLGNAIGNALEVREAIDTLKGVGPEDLTELCLTLGSHMAVLSGVASNQEEARRLLEQSIANGHALEKFKTFLTAQGGDASVVDHPERLPTAKYRSEVPAKEAGFVSKIAAENMGLAAMLLGAGRATKESTIDLAVGIVLHKKIGDAVHTGESIATIHSNSESVAEVAAKIYESIRIQEQSLTPPPLLVGEVK, from the coding sequence ATGAGAACCGTCGACTTAATAACGAAAAAACGCGATGGCGGAGAGCTAACGGAAAACGAAATCAACAGCTTGATTAGCGGGTATACGGACGGATCGATTCCCGACTACCAAATGTCCGCCATGGCGATGGCGATTTTCTTCAAGGGTATGACGCCTACGGAGAGAGCGAACTTGACTATGGCGATGGTTCATTCCGGAGAGACGATCGATTTGTCGGCGATTTCCGGCATTAAAGTAGACAAGCACAGCACTGGCGGAGTAGGAGATACGACGACGCTCGTGCTGGCGCCTCTTGTTGCTTCTATCGGCGTTCCCGTCGCCAAGATGTCCGGAAGAGGCTTAGGCCATACCGGAGGGACGATCGATAAGTTGGAATCCGTTCCGGGTTTCCACGTCGAGATCGATAATCAAACGTTCTTGGATTTGGTTAATCAGAACGGTCTAGCCGTTATCGGCCAGAGCGATAATCTGACTCCGGCAGACAAGAAGCTTTACGGACTTCGGGATGTTACCGGAACGGTAAATTCGATCCCCTTGATTGCAAGCTCGATTATGTCCAAGAAAATCGCTTCCGGAGCGGATGCGATCGTTCTCGACGTGAAAACGGGAGACGGCGCTTTCATGAAGGAAATGTCCGAAGCCGAAGAATTAGCGGCATGCATGGTGGATATCGGCAATCGCGTCGGTCGCCGCACGATCGCAGTGCTATCGGATATGAGTCAGCCGCTTGGAAACGCGATCGGGAATGCATTAGAGGTGAGAGAAGCGATAGATACGCTGAAAGGCGTCGGCCCTGAGGATTTAACCGAGCTTTGCTTAACGCTTGGAAGCCATATGGCCGTATTATCGGGTGTAGCCTCTAATCAGGAAGAAGCTCGGAGACTGCTCGAGCAATCGATCGCGAACGGTCATGCCCTCGAGAAATTCAAGACGTTCTTGACCGCGCAGGGAGGGGATGCTTCGGTCGTTGACCACCCTGAACGGTTGCCGACGGCTAAGTATCGTTCGGAGGTTCCGGCGAAGGAAGCGGGCTTCGTCTCGAAGATCGCGGCAGAGAACATGGGGCTTGCGGCCATGCTGCTCGGCGCGGGACGGGCGACCAAGGAATCAACCATCGATCTGGCAGTTGGAATCGTGTTGCATAAGAAGATCGGGGACGCCGTTCATACCGGGGAGTCGATCGCGACGATTCATTCCAATTCCGAGTCGGTGGCGGAAGTCGCGGCTAAGATTTACGAATCGATTCGGATTCAAGAACAATCGTTAACCCCTCCTCCTTTGTTAGTCGGAGAAGTGAAATAG
- a CDS encoding ABC transporter ATP-binding protein: MEYAVEMLNIRKEFTGIVANDNITLQLKRGEVHALLGENGAGKSTLMSILFGMYQADQGVIKVNGKEVRIANPNVANELGIGMVHQHFKLVEDFTVTENIIMGIEPRKWFGFGIDIQKASKKIEELSKRYGLNVDPNAKIEDISVGMQQRVEILKTLYRNADVLILDEPTAVLTPQEIDELGRIMKNLIAEGKSIIIITHKLKEIKAFADRCTVIRRGKTIGTVDVAPTSEADMAEMMVGRRVSFKVDKIASVPREVVLKVESLSVKNAKKVLGLKDFSIEVRAGEIVGIAGVEGNGQSDLIEAITGLRKAESGNILLNGQDITGYSIRDRIESGIGHIPEDRQKRGLVLDYTLAENIVLEVYYREPYSRKGILHHSKIKQYADQIIESYDVRSGEGASSVARSLSGGNQQKAIIGREIERDPILLIAVQPTRGLDVGSIEYIHKRLINHRDNGKAVLLVSLELQEIMNISDRIAVVNQGELIGVVQASETTENEIGLMMAGVKREEGA, from the coding sequence ATGGAATACGCAGTGGAAATGCTGAATATTAGGAAAGAATTTACCGGCATCGTCGCAAACGATAATATTACGTTGCAATTGAAGCGGGGAGAAGTCCATGCTTTGCTTGGCGAGAACGGTGCGGGTAAATCGACGCTGATGAGCATTCTGTTCGGAATGTACCAAGCCGATCAAGGCGTGATCAAAGTAAACGGCAAGGAAGTCCGCATTGCTAATCCGAATGTGGCGAATGAACTCGGAATCGGGATGGTGCATCAGCATTTCAAACTGGTCGAGGATTTTACGGTCACCGAAAATATCATTATGGGCATCGAGCCGCGGAAATGGTTTGGATTCGGGATCGATATCCAAAAAGCGAGTAAAAAAATCGAAGAGCTGTCCAAACGATACGGCTTAAACGTGGATCCTAACGCTAAGATCGAGGATATCTCCGTCGGCATGCAGCAACGCGTGGAAATTCTGAAGACCTTATATCGGAATGCCGATGTGCTGATCTTAGACGAGCCTACGGCGGTCTTAACGCCGCAGGAAATCGATGAACTCGGGCGAATTATGAAAAATCTGATCGCCGAAGGCAAATCGATCATTATCATCACGCACAAGCTGAAGGAGATTAAGGCGTTCGCCGATCGATGCACAGTTATCCGGCGCGGTAAAACGATTGGAACCGTTGACGTCGCTCCGACGAGCGAAGCGGATATGGCGGAAATGATGGTTGGCCGGAGAGTTTCCTTTAAGGTGGACAAGATCGCAAGCGTTCCTCGCGAGGTCGTGTTGAAAGTGGAATCGCTTTCCGTTAAGAACGCTAAGAAGGTACTCGGTCTTAAAGATTTCTCCATAGAGGTGCGGGCGGGAGAGATCGTCGGTATCGCTGGAGTAGAAGGCAACGGGCAATCGGACTTGATCGAAGCGATTACCGGCTTGCGCAAAGCGGAATCCGGTAATATCCTGTTGAACGGACAAGATATAACCGGGTATTCGATACGCGATCGGATCGAGAGCGGGATCGGACACATTCCGGAGGACCGTCAGAAACGCGGGCTAGTCTTAGACTATACTTTGGCAGAGAACATAGTGCTCGAGGTGTATTATCGCGAACCTTATTCGCGCAAAGGCATATTGCACCATTCTAAGATCAAACAGTATGCGGATCAGATCATCGAGAGCTACGATGTCCGTTCGGGTGAAGGCGCTTCCTCCGTCGCCAGATCATTGTCGGGGGGCAATCAGCAGAAGGCGATCATCGGACGGGAAATCGAGAGAGATCCGATTCTGTTAATCGCGGTGCAACCGACCAGGGGACTTGACGTCGGTTCGATCGAGTATATTCACAAGCGATTGATCAATCATCGGGACAACGGCAAAGCGGTATTGCTCGTCTCGCTAGAGCTTCAAGAAATCATGAATATTTCCGATCGCATTGCGGTCGTGAACCAAGGGGAATTGATTGGCGTGGTACAAGCTTCGGAAACGACCGAGAACGAGATCGGGTTGATGATGGCGGGCGTTAAAAGGGAGGAAGGCGCATGA
- a CDS encoding BMP family lipoprotein, with the protein MKKRIIMLAILTLVFSVLAACGSKNNGGNSASSPAQESGSSAPASSPAAVDLKVGMVTDSGTIDDKSFNQGTWEGVLRAVAELGVKEKYLKPAGTTEADYSKEIGNLYDAGFKMILAPGFKFETAIFKAQDKYPDAKFVIIDGGPQNGDFNYVVKPNTVSVFFAEHESGFLAGVATALELKEGEAGFIGGMEIPAVQKFNWGFQQGLAYANANLGTKLSLKAENVIYQGSFDNVAAGGQLAAQMYDRGVKVIFAAAGGVGVGAINEAKNRSDVWIVGVDVDQYKDGEKDGKSVVLTSAMKYIDTVAFDMIKAEAEGTFPGGQTLIFDAKNDGIGIPKENPNLSAETVSKVAEIYEKLKSGEVKVAGEKGDLIK; encoded by the coding sequence ATGAAGAAAAGAATAATTATGCTAGCCATTCTTACGCTCGTATTCTCGGTGCTCGCAGCTTGCGGTAGTAAAAATAACGGTGGCAATTCGGCCAGTTCTCCGGCGCAAGAAAGCGGCAGCTCGGCTCCGGCGTCAAGCCCGGCGGCTGTAGACTTAAAGGTCGGTATGGTTACCGATTCGGGTACGATCGATGATAAGTCCTTTAATCAAGGGACTTGGGAAGGCGTTCTTAGAGCCGTTGCGGAATTAGGAGTTAAAGAGAAATACTTGAAACCGGCTGGTACGACAGAAGCCGATTATTCCAAAGAAATCGGAAACCTGTACGACGCGGGCTTCAAAATGATCTTAGCGCCAGGCTTCAAGTTCGAAACGGCGATCTTCAAAGCCCAAGATAAATATCCGGACGCTAAATTCGTTATCATTGATGGCGGACCGCAAAACGGCGACTTCAACTACGTAGTTAAACCGAACACGGTTTCCGTCTTTTTCGCAGAGCATGAATCCGGATTTCTAGCCGGTGTCGCTACTGCCCTTGAACTCAAAGAAGGCGAAGCGGGCTTTATCGGCGGTATGGAAATTCCCGCGGTTCAGAAGTTTAACTGGGGATTCCAGCAAGGTCTGGCTTACGCTAATGCCAACCTAGGCACAAAATTATCGCTCAAAGCTGAAAACGTCATTTACCAAGGAAGCTTCGACAATGTAGCGGCAGGCGGCCAACTGGCTGCGCAAATGTACGATCGCGGAGTTAAAGTTATTTTCGCGGCGGCTGGCGGCGTAGGCGTAGGAGCGATCAACGAAGCGAAAAACCGTTCCGATGTATGGATCGTAGGCGTCGACGTAGACCAATATAAAGATGGCGAAAAAGACGGTAAATCGGTCGTTCTTACTTCCGCTATGAAGTATATTGACACGGTTGCGTTCGATATGATCAAAGCAGAGGCAGAAGGTACATTCCCTGGCGGCCAAACGCTGATATTCGATGCGAAAAACGACGGAATCGGTATCCCGAAAGAAAATCCGAACCTTTCCGCGGAGACGGTATCCAAAGTCGCCGAAATCTACGAAAAATTGAAATCCGGTGAAGTCAAAGTCGCTGGCGAAAAAGGCGACTTGATCAAGTAA